The stretch of DNA TATTGCCCACGAGCTGACACAGCTCATTGATGCCATTGCGGGGCAGGCCGCCGCGCATCCTGCGGCCATCATGCCGGGTCGAACTCACCTCCAGCATGCGCAGCCAGTTTTATTAGCTCACCAACTCCTGGCACACGCATGGCCTCTTGTGCGTGATCTTGAGCGTTTAGTCGACTGGAGTGCTCGTGCTTCGAAGTCGCCTTACGGGTCCGGTGCGCTTGCTGGGGGCTCGCTTGGGTTGGACCCTCAATTAGTCGCCGCCGAACTGGGGTTATCTGGTCCAACTGAGAACTCCATTGATGCTACGGCAAGCCGTGATGTTGTTGCTGAGTTTGCCTTCATCACCTCGTTGATTGGGATTAACCTTTCACGACTGTCCGAAGAGATCATCATCTGGAACACTCGAGAGTTTGATTTTGTGAAGCTGCACGATGCCTACTCAACCGGGTCGTCCATCATGCCTCAGAAGAAGAACCCGGACATTGCCGAATTGGCTCGAGGCAAATCAGGCCGACTAATCGGGAACCTCACCGGTTTGCTTGCCACGCTCAAAGGCTTGCCCTTGGCATACAACCGCGACTTGCAAGAAGACAAAGAACCAGTTTTTGATTCGGTCGAAACACTCGAAGTCTTGCTTCCTGCCTTCACAGGTATGGTTGCAACCCTCACTTTCAATACTGAGCGGATGGCAGAACTTGCACCGCAAGGTTTCTCGCTGGCGACAGATGTTGCAGAGTGGCTCGTGAAACAGGGTGTCGCCTTTCGTGACGCCCATGAAATCTCCGGCGAGCTGGTCCAATTTTGTGAAAGTCGAGGCCTCGAGCTTCACGAAGCCACTGATGCTGACTACCAGAGTGTGAGCCCACATCTGAATCCTGAAGTTCGTACAGTGCTGACCATCGAAGGTTCTGTGAACAGTCGGAACGGTGTCGGCGGTACTGCTCCAGCTCAAGTAGAAATTCAGCTGGGTGCGCTCACCGAGCGTGTGAAAGATCTCAACAAAGCGTTAGGCCTGTAATTGTCGCTCGAAACTCAAAAAAACGATTCCAGCTTCGATACCCTCTGGGATGAGCTTGTGTGGCGTGGACTGATTCACGTCTCTACCGATGCAGACGAACTGAAGAAACTTTTCCAAGGCCCT from Aurantimicrobium sp. MWH-Uga1 encodes:
- the argH gene encoding argininosuccinate lyase; translation: MTASHNAANRAGEAGALWGGRFASGPSPELQKLSKSTHFDWALADYDISGSVAHAKALNAAGYLTSDELRIMIDSLEQLRVEVAAGDFVALESDEDVHSALERGLIDIAGNEVGGKLRAGRSRNDQIATLVRLYLLDHSRIIAHELTQLIDAIAGQAAAHPAAIMPGRTHLQHAQPVLLAHQLLAHAWPLVRDLERLVDWSARASKSPYGSGALAGGSLGLDPQLVAAELGLSGPTENSIDATASRDVVAEFAFITSLIGINLSRLSEEIIIWNTREFDFVKLHDAYSTGSSIMPQKKNPDIAELARGKSGRLIGNLTGLLATLKGLPLAYNRDLQEDKEPVFDSVETLEVLLPAFTGMVATLTFNTERMAELAPQGFSLATDVAEWLVKQGVAFRDAHEISGELVQFCESRGLELHEATDADYQSVSPHLNPEVRTVLTIEGSVNSRNGVGGTAPAQVEIQLGALTERVKDLNKALGL